Proteins encoded in a region of the Moritella marina ATCC 15381 genome:
- the rplQ gene encoding 50S ribosomal protein L17, giving the protein MRHRKSGRQLNRNSSHRQAMFRNMACSLVSHEIIKTTLPKAKELRRVVEPLITLAKTDSVANRRLAFARTRSDEVVGKLFKELGPRFENRSGGYTRILKCGLRTGDKAPMAYIELVDRPAVEAADEE; this is encoded by the coding sequence ATGCGCCATCGTAAGAGTGGTCGTCAACTAAATCGTAACAGCAGCCACCGTCAGGCTATGTTCCGTAATATGGCATGTTCTTTAGTTAGCCACGAGATCATTAAAACGACTCTGCCTAAAGCTAAAGAACTACGTCGTGTAGTTGAGCCTCTAATTACACTTGCTAAAACGGATAGCGTAGCTAACCGTCGTCTAGCATTTGCACGTACCCGCAGCGATGAAGTTGTAGGTAAACTATTTAAAGAATTAGGCCCACGTTTCGAAAACCGTTCAGGCGGTTACACTCGAATCTTAAAATGTGGTCTACGTACTGGCGATAAAGCTCCTATGGCTTATATCGAACTAGTAGATCGTCCAGCTGTTGAAGCTGCTGACGAAGAATAG
- a CDS encoding DNA-directed RNA polymerase subunit alpha yields MQGSVTEFLRPRLVDIEQISSTRAKVTLEPLERGFGHTLGNALRRILLSSMPGCAVTEVEIDGVLHEYSSKEGVQEDVLEILLNLKGLAIKLEGKDEALLTLTKSGTGPVLAGDITHDGDVEIVNPEHVICNLTGQADISMRIRVAKGRGYVPASTRVHADDEERPIGRLLVDAAFSPVSRIAYNVEAARVEQRTNLDKLVIDMETDGTLDPEEAIRRSATILAEQLDAFVDLRDVTEPEQKEEKPEFDPILLRPVDDLELTVRSANCLKAEAIHYIGDLVQRTEVELLKTPNLGKKSLTEIKDVLASRGLSLGMRLENWPPASISDE; encoded by the coding sequence TTGTTGATATTGAGCAAATTAGCTCAACACGTGCCAAGGTAACACTTGAACCGTTAGAGCGTGGCTTCGGTCATACTCTAGGTAATGCTTTACGTCGTATTCTACTTTCTTCTATGCCAGGTTGTGCTGTAACAGAAGTTGAGATCGACGGCGTACTCCATGAGTACAGCAGTAAAGAAGGCGTTCAAGAAGATGTTCTTGAAATTCTTCTTAACTTGAAAGGTCTTGCAATCAAACTTGAAGGCAAAGACGAAGCGTTACTAACTTTAACTAAGTCAGGTACAGGTCCTGTATTGGCAGGTGACATCACTCATGATGGTGATGTTGAGATTGTAAATCCAGAACATGTGATTTGTAATTTAACCGGTCAAGCAGATATCAGTATGCGCATTCGTGTTGCTAAAGGACGTGGTTACGTTCCTGCTTCAACTCGTGTACATGCTGATGATGAAGAGCGTCCTATCGGTCGTTTGCTTGTTGATGCTGCATTCAGCCCTGTAAGCCGTATCGCTTACAATGTTGAAGCTGCTCGTGTTGAGCAACGTACTAACCTTGATAAGTTAGTAATCGATATGGAAACTGATGGAACATTAGATCCAGAAGAAGCTATTCGTCGTTCTGCTACAATTCTGGCTGAACAGCTTGATGCTTTCGTTGATCTTCGTGATGTAACGGAACCAGAGCAGAAAGAAGAGAAACCAGAGTTCGATCCGATACTGCTACGTCCTGTTGATGATTTAGAACTTACTGTTCGTTCAGCTAACTGCCTTAAAGCAGAAGCTATTCACTATATTGGTGATCTTGTACAGCGTACTGAGGTTGAGTTACTTAAAACACCTAACCTTGGTAAGAAGTCTTTAACTGAAATTAAAGATGTTCTAGCGTCACGTGGTCTTTCTCTAGGTATGCGCCTAGAAAATTGGCCGCCAGCAAGTATCTCGGACGAATAG